A portion of the Babylonia areolata isolate BAREFJ2019XMU chromosome 4, ASM4173473v1, whole genome shotgun sequence genome contains these proteins:
- the LOC143281587 gene encoding uncharacterized protein LOC143281587, with protein MAVSETNPQGNGKAHQSHNKAKTVISSLDQVFSEILTAFEICPEIQQALILFGSSSVTPKESYVIKLPHICPEADNVPLRTSKQALFRHLVAEQVLSSDAALGPTNVYVVLCAPRSAALSGFVPKLGFKIPTRGYCLTLNMICNQPSFCCQDLTMDDTEVEISGVEPLERSSFTDSSLPMVAGNFKSPSPEKVAHLLNSSDGSHKVRMRQGSGSDVSATKHEGETSRVQFHTPLTRSTPKVNSVSLFPADPLYIWFQSSTVIKGYRM; from the exons ATGGCTGTCAGCGAAACAAATCCACAG GGTAACGGCAAGGCTCATCAGTCACACAACAAAGCCAAGACTGTGATCTCCAGTTTGGACCAGGTGTTCAGTGAGATCCTGACAGCCTTTGAGATCTGCCCCGAGATCCAGCAGGCCTTGATTTTGTTTGGCAGCTCCTCTGTCACACCCAAAGAATCTTACGTCATCAAACTCCCACACATATGCCCTGAAGCAGACAATGTTCCCCTGAGGACATCCAAACAGGCACTGTTTCGTCACCTGGTTGCAGAGCAGGTGCTGTCCAGTGATGCAGCCCTTGGGCCTACCAACGTGTACGTGGTGCTGTGCGCCCCGCGTTCAGCTGCTCTCAGCGGTTTTGTGCCAAAGTTGGGATTCAAGATTCCCACTCGGGGGTACTGCTTGACTCTGAATATGATCTGCAACCAGCCCAGTTTCTGCTGTCAGGATCTCACCATGGACGACACAGAAGTGGAAATCTCTGGAGTAGAACCGCTGGAACGCTCATCCTTCACCGACTCTTCCCTTCCCATGGTGGCTGGGAATTTCAAGTCACCATCTCCAGAGAAGGTGGCCCACCTGCTAAACAGCAGTGACGGCAGTCACAAAGTGCGAATGCGCCAGGGAAGTGGGTCAGATGTTAGTGCCACTAAACATGAAGGGGAGACGAGCAGAGTTCAGTTTCACACTCCATTGACGCGCAGTACCCCAAAAGTGAATAGTGTCAGTCTCTTTCCTGCTGATCCTTTGTACATCTGGTTTCAATCTTCCACTGTGATAAAAGGCTACCGTATGTAA